The genomic DNA CGGATCGAGGTGCGGATGAAATCGGTCCGGTTCTGGTAGAAACCTTCCTGCACCAGCAGGTCGATCCGTCCCAGATCGACATGGCCAAGATTGATTGTGATTTTTTCGCTGTCCGACACTCGCATTGCCAAAACCATCTATAAACCATCTGATTGGATGGTATATGGAGTATCTACCAGTTTTTGTAAAGGCCTGTAGCGTCGAATTGCGTAGGACAAGCCCGCCAGGGACTGAAAGGTTCCGCTTTTCCTTGTCGGAAAAATTGTTCGGGCGGAATTTAAGCACTCAGCATCCCGATTTGGATGAAATCGAATGCAGTAATGGATTGACAAAATGGGTGTAATTGGGTGTATTATTGGATGTTATGATCCAACTCAAAAGCCTTGTCATTACGTCTGACATACTCAACCTCATCTCCGAGATCGATGAATTCAAAGGAGCGTGGAGGGCGTTGGGAACACTGGCACCAGAGCGGTTGTCAGCTCTGCGCCATGTCGCCACGATTGAGAGCGTGGGGTCTTCCACCCGCATTGAGGGCAGCCATATGTCCGATCGGCAGGTTGAAACGCTTCTCAGTAACCTGGCAAACCGGCAATTTGACTCCCGTGATGAACAGGAAGTCGCTGGTTATGCCGAAGTCATGGAACTGATTTTCCACTCCTGGCCCGACATTCCGGTTTCGGAAAACTATATCAGACAATTGCATCGCGACCTGCTGGTTTACAGCCAGAAAGATGAGTGGCATCGCGGAAACTATAAAACGGCACCAAACAGCATCGCGGCATTCGATGAAGCCGGAAACCAACTCGGAATCATCTTCGAAACCGCCACTCCTTTCGATACACCGTCATTAATGCGGGAACTTATCTCGTGGATTGTGACGGCACGCGCCGAAAAAGTG from Pararhizobium sp. IMCC3301 includes the following:
- a CDS encoding Fic family protein, which gives rise to MIQLKSLVITSDILNLISEIDEFKGAWRALGTLAPERLSALRHVATIESVGSSTRIEGSHMSDRQVETLLSNLANRQFDSRDEQEVAGYAEVMELIFHSWPDIPVSENYIRQLHRDLLVYSQKDEWHRGNYKTAPNSIAAFDEAGNQLGIIFETATPFDTPSLMRELISWIVTARAEKVLHPLLIIAVFVVVFLEIHPFQDGNGRLSRALTTLLLLQAGYVYVPYSSLESVIEQNRETYYAALRQTQGTIRSQTPDWQPWIVFFLRALQQQMRRLAHKVEREKLLLSALPALSVQILDHARAHGRVTVREMVIVTGASRNTLKEHFRSLHQNGHLDLHGKGRGAWYSLR